The proteins below come from a single Thermodesulfatator atlanticus DSM 21156 genomic window:
- a CDS encoding LytR/AlgR family response regulator transcription factor — protein MIQLFLDLWRKFEIGLVIFDEDYNILCTNKFVLNEFALPRNTSLNLLTLHGKDAAKKIEKMVDEARLYGQSHSYILKIVHQKSKKDHILLGKVFVLEGECSARFLAVLFDITSLTVEGQTKLVKIPVYDGDSLLFLSVEEIEFFKAAGNYTEIFHKHKLYLCPLSLAKIEKFLDDKFFFRVHRSFIVNLSKIKKLLKEESQHLLYMESRQIIPISKARVRPFLEKFGLK, from the coding sequence ATGATTCAACTATTTCTCGATTTATGGCGCAAATTCGAAATAGGTCTGGTTATTTTCGACGAAGATTACAATATCCTTTGTACTAACAAGTTTGTTTTAAATGAGTTTGCTCTTCCGCGTAACACTTCACTAAATTTATTAACACTTCATGGCAAAGATGCTGCTAAAAAGATAGAAAAGATGGTTGATGAAGCCCGTTTATACGGGCAAAGTCATAGCTATATTCTCAAGATAGTACACCAGAAAAGTAAAAAGGATCATATTCTCCTTGGCAAAGTTTTTGTTTTAGAAGGAGAATGTAGCGCAAGATTTTTAGCAGTACTTTTTGATATAACTTCTCTTACTGTGGAAGGGCAAACTAAACTTGTTAAAATTCCTGTCTATGATGGCGATTCTCTTTTGTTTCTTTCTGTTGAAGAAATAGAATTTTTTAAAGCTGCTGGCAATTATACGGAAATTTTCCATAAGCATAAGCTTTATTTGTGTCCTCTTTCTTTAGCAAAGATTGAAAAATTTTTAGATGATAAATTTTTCTTTCGAGTACACCGGAGCTTTATTGTAAATCTTTCCAAAATCAAAAAGCTTCTCAAAGAAGAAAGCCAGCATCTTCTTTATATGGAAAGCAGACAAATTATCCCAATTAGCAAGGCCAGAGTAAGGCCTTTTTTGGAAAAATTTGGCTTAAAGTAA
- the cooS gene encoding anaerobic carbon-monoxide dehydrogenase catalytic subunit, producing MARKEIPIEELSIDPAVIDVLKLAKEKEYETVWDRLKRQSPHCKFGVQGVCCRNCIMGPCRITEKTPRGVCGADASVIVSRNLIRALAAGAAAHSDHGRAVAVLFNEVAHEENQDYRITDEAKLKAVAKRLGVDTEKPILEIAKEVAAQALADFGKQDEKALNFLKAYAPSKRKETWQKLEEALFSQTGKKMGVLPRNIDREVTECMHRTTMGVDNDAVSLLIHGVRTALADGWGGSLIATELQDVLFGTPNKKTIRANLGVLSKDKVNIIVHGHEPILSEQVVEAAMSEEMQQKAKQAGAKGINVAGICCTANEVLMRRGVPVAGNMIHQELAIMTGAVEAMVVDVQCIFPALGRLAKCFHTQFISTSDRARFPGAVHIQFDEKRARETARKIVETAIEAFPKRDKSKVHIPGVVAEAVVGFSVEEILNMLGGSPKPLVDAILEGKIKGVVGIVGCNNPKVKHDSFHIALTKELIKRDILVIGTGCWAIAAAKAGLMQLQTQELAGEGLKAVCKLLEIPPVLHMGSCVDCSRMLVLAGALADYLKVDISDLPLVGSAPEWMTEKAVSIGTYFVASGVPVHLWPAPPIGGSPEVGHILTETIKDLLGGYFFVEEDPQKTAEIMENIILEKRKAF from the coding sequence ATGGCTCGCAAAGAGATCCCTATCGAAGAATTAAGTATTGATCCAGCCGTAATAGATGTTCTGAAACTGGCCAAGGAAAAAGAATATGAAACTGTTTGGGACCGCCTTAAGCGTCAGTCTCCTCATTGTAAGTTTGGGGTCCAGGGTGTTTGTTGTCGCAACTGCATTATGGGGCCCTGCCGTATCACAGAAAAAACCCCAAGAGGTGTTTGCGGGGCAGATGCTTCGGTCATTGTTTCTCGTAACTTGATAAGGGCCTTGGCCGCAGGAGCTGCAGCACATTCCGATCACGGACGAGCGGTAGCCGTCCTTTTTAACGAAGTGGCTCATGAGGAAAACCAGGACTACCGCATTACCGACGAAGCTAAACTAAAAGCTGTTGCCAAGCGTTTGGGCGTTGATACCGAAAAACCAATTTTAGAGATTGCCAAAGAAGTTGCCGCACAGGCCTTAGCAGACTTTGGCAAACAAGACGAAAAGGCCCTTAATTTTTTAAAAGCCTATGCTCCTTCTAAAAGAAAGGAGACCTGGCAAAAGTTAGAAGAAGCCCTTTTTTCACAAACAGGCAAGAAAATGGGGGTTTTGCCCCGAAATATTGACCGAGAAGTGACTGAATGCATGCACCGTACCACCATGGGGGTTGATAACGATGCGGTGTCACTCCTTATCCACGGAGTAAGAACAGCTCTTGCTGACGGCTGGGGTGGCTCTCTCATCGCCACCGAACTTCAGGACGTTCTTTTTGGAACCCCGAATAAAAAGACCATCCGCGCCAACCTTGGGGTACTTTCTAAAGACAAAGTAAACATCATCGTCCACGGCCACGAACCCATTCTTTCGGAACAGGTCGTCGAAGCCGCTATGAGTGAAGAGATGCAACAAAAGGCCAAGCAAGCAGGGGCCAAGGGTATAAACGTGGCAGGCATTTGCTGCACCGCTAACGAAGTCCTTATGCGGCGAGGGGTTCCTGTGGCTGGCAATATGATTCATCAGGAGCTAGCTATTATGACTGGCGCGGTAGAAGCTATGGTAGTAGATGTCCAGTGTATTTTCCCTGCTTTAGGCAGACTTGCTAAGTGTTTTCATACCCAGTTCATTTCAACTAGCGACAGGGCCCGCTTCCCAGGAGCCGTGCACATTCAGTTTGATGAGAAACGGGCTCGTGAGACTGCCAGAAAAATTGTTGAGACCGCCATTGAAGCCTTCCCAAAAAGAGACAAGAGCAAAGTTCATATACCCGGGGTGGTGGCAGAGGCCGTAGTGGGCTTTAGCGTGGAAGAGATCCTCAACATGCTTGGTGGTTCTCCTAAGCCCTTGGTTGACGCCATCCTTGAGGGCAAGATAAAAGGGGTGGTTGGTATTGTAGGATGTAATAATCCCAAGGTAAAACACGATTCTTTTCATATTGCGCTTACCAAAGAACTCATCAAGCGGGATATTTTAGTGATTGGCACGGGATGTTGGGCGATAGCAGCAGCCAAAGCAGGGCTTATGCAGCTTCAAACACAAGAGCTTGCCGGCGAGGGTCTTAAAGCTGTTTGCAAGCTTTTAGAGATACCACCTGTGCTTCATATGGGTTCATGTGTTGATTGTTCGCGTATGTTGGTGCTTGCCGGGGCGCTTGCCGATTATTTAAAAGTAGACATTTCCGATTTGCCTTTGGTTGGTTCTGCCCCTGAGTGGATGACGGAAAAAGCTGTCTCTATCGGGACTTATTTCGTAGCTTCTGGGGTTCCTGTGCACCTGTGGCCTGCTCCTCCCATTGGCGGGAGCCCAGAAGTTGGCCATATTCTTACCGAGACTATTAAAGACTTACTTGGCGGTTATTTCTTTGTGGAAGAAGATCCCCAAAAGACGGCTGAAATTATGGAAAATATTATTCTTGAAAAGAGAAAAGCGTTTTAG
- a CDS encoding YfdX family protein — protein MYGITRKFVGKVAVLWLLTCLVFVPSLTLAGEKAPTAGEIKRGAVASAKQTAQDIQAKLSQEAIEAVADTHKALTLLDQGKVDEAVKVLQDAIGKLEVVLSANPDLAYVPINVSTVAFDLVAEPDTIKKTLKEVKKLLDEGRVQDARRLLNTLQSEIDIIVEKLPLATYPDSIKLAVKYIANGKIEEAKAILSAALSSIVQDVIVIPLPIVRADILIQAASKIAKTEKEKAIELLNRAEKQLKVAKLLGYGKEYGAEYEDLLKRIEALKKEIKGKNESKKMFEDLLEKIKAFRKHFEPNEKK, from the coding sequence ATGTACGGGATTACGAGAAAGTTTGTTGGCAAAGTTGCGGTGTTGTGGTTGCTTACTTGTTTAGTTTTTGTGCCAAGCCTTACTTTGGCAGGTGAAAAGGCTCCAACTGCTGGCGAAATTAAACGAGGCGCGGTTGCTTCAGCTAAACAGACAGCCCAAGACATCCAAGCTAAGCTCAGTCAGGAAGCCATTGAAGCTGTTGCCGACACTCATAAAGCTCTAACGTTACTTGATCAAGGAAAAGTGGATGAAGCAGTCAAAGTTTTGCAGGACGCCATAGGAAAGCTAGAAGTCGTTTTAAGCGCAAATCCTGATCTCGCCTACGTGCCCATAAATGTTTCCACCGTGGCCTTTGATCTGGTTGCCGAACCTGATACCATTAAAAAGACCCTCAAAGAGGTTAAAAAACTCCTTGACGAAGGAAGGGTTCAAGACGCTCGTAGATTGCTCAATACCTTACAGTCAGAAATAGACATAATCGTTGAAAAACTTCCCTTGGCTACTTATCCTGATAGCATCAAGTTAGCGGTTAAATACATTGCTAACGGAAAGATCGAAGAAGCAAAAGCTATCCTTTCTGCCGCCCTCTCATCCATTGTCCAGGATGTTATTGTCATTCCCCTACCTATTGTAAGGGCTGATATACTCATTCAGGCTGCTTCTAAGATTGCCAAAACCGAAAAAGAAAAGGCAATTGAACTTTTAAACCGTGCGGAAAAACAGCTAAAAGTAGCTAAACTCTTGGGCTACGGAAAAGAATATGGCGCTGAATACGAAGATCTTTTAAAGCGTATTGAAGCGCTTAAGAAAGAAATCAAAGGTAAAAACGAGAGCAAGAAGATGTTTGAAGATCTTCTCGAAAAAATCAAGGCGTTTCGCAAACACTTCGAGCCTAACGAAAAGAAATAA
- a CDS encoding CerR family C-terminal domain-containing protein, whose translation MRDGSIAENADARERLIKAAEKLFAEKGFNGVSVREITNAAHTHLSAVNYHFGSKEGLYLAVYQTRFLERARRLQDAFTQRLKAYDPSPENIIRALAEAVILGPLSEEERLIHYHLLVREITSPTKAFDLIVKEGIRPFVALVEEALRPHFKDVPPQRLRLAVLSIFAQVLYFNFARPKIEASTERTYDHSFKKELVEHIVLFSLKGLKGLWP comes from the coding sequence ATGAGAGATGGCTCAATCGCGGAAAATGCCGACGCTAGGGAAAGGCTTATCAAGGCTGCCGAAAAGCTCTTTGCCGAAAAGGGTTTTAATGGCGTTAGTGTACGCGAAATTACCAACGCCGCGCACACCCATCTCTCCGCTGTAAATTATCACTTCGGTTCAAAAGAGGGGCTTTACCTTGCGGTTTATCAGACGCGTTTCCTGGAAAGGGCAAGACGCTTGCAAGACGCCTTTACCCAGCGTCTTAAGGCTTACGATCCTTCTCCGGAAAACATCATCAGGGCCCTTGCCGAGGCGGTAATCTTGGGGCCGCTTTCTGAGGAAGAGCGCCTTATCCATTATCATCTCCTGGTGCGGGAAATCACCTCCCCCACCAAGGCCTTTGACCTCATCGTTAAAGAGGGCATAAGACCCTTTGTCGCCCTGGTAGAAGAGGCCTTAAGGCCGCATTTCAAGGATGTCCCGCCTCAAAGGTTAAGGCTTGCTGTCTTAAGCATCTTTGCCCAGGTGCTTTATTTCAACTTCGCCCGGCCCAAAATCGAAGCAAGTACAGAGCGCACCTACGACCACTCCTTCAAAAAAGAGCTTGTGGAACACATTGTTCTCTTTTCTTTAAAAGGGCTTAAGGGGCTTTGGCCATGA
- a CDS encoding TolC family protein: protein MRVFFISLVALFCLLTGLSFATETLTLNAAIRKALDTHPALKARKENIEAASYARKAARANRWLKVDFAAQYTRHSDPVTVTPLKGPGLFPPFSRDLYSWQLNFTLPLYEGGRVAQEVRLKKLEGQMAKSLLRQSAEDLIANVKQLYLQILFLKELYQADQEITNLLRKLYDEAKLKYQLGKIPRLDLLHFQRALQEQEASLFTTRENLALAKRLLALLMGEDKARFEVTGSLKGTTYPKDLKIETLVNQRPDVRLALLNVKKAEAAMARIKKDYYPQVSAFSSYGRQAGSGFHHDEEIWVAGLRLDLRLFDSGVRRERLREKKSLFLAAKENLLATRLKARQEITSALTRVKTAREQIEKYKAAEEYARSAYEREAVRYQTGAGTITELLQTQEAWLRIKAGLLKAYYDLKSAEVAFELATGTISKGFLDEKD, encoded by the coding sequence ATGAGGGTGTTTTTTATAAGCCTGGTAGCCCTGTTTTGCCTTTTGACTGGCCTTTCCTTTGCCACAGAAACACTTACCCTTAACGCTGCTATTCGTAAGGCTTTAGACACTCATCCTGCCCTTAAGGCCCGTAAGGAAAACATCGAAGCCGCCTCTTATGCGCGCAAGGCCGCCAGGGCTAACCGCTGGCTTAAGGTTGATTTTGCCGCCCAGTACACGCGCCACAGTGATCCGGTAACAGTCACCCCTCTCAAAGGCCCTGGGCTTTTCCCGCCTTTTAGTCGGGATCTCTACTCCTGGCAGCTAAACTTTACGCTTCCTCTGTACGAAGGTGGTCGCGTGGCCCAAGAAGTTAGGCTTAAAAAACTTGAAGGCCAAATGGCTAAAAGCCTTTTGCGGCAATCAGCAGAAGACCTCATTGCCAATGTCAAACAACTTTATTTGCAAATATTGTTCTTAAAAGAGCTCTACCAGGCAGACCAAGAAATCACCAATCTTTTGCGCAAGCTTTACGACGAGGCCAAGTTAAAGTACCAACTGGGAAAGATTCCTAGGCTTGATCTCCTGCACTTCCAAAGGGCCTTGCAAGAGCAAGAGGCAAGTCTTTTTACCACCCGCGAAAACCTGGCCCTGGCCAAGCGCCTCCTGGCACTTCTTATGGGCGAAGATAAAGCCCGATTCGAAGTCACCGGAAGCCTTAAAGGCACCACGTACCCCAAGGATCTAAAGATAGAAACCCTGGTTAACCAGCGCCCTGACGTACGCCTTGCCCTTTTGAACGTTAAAAAGGCCGAGGCCGCCATGGCCCGCATAAAAAAAGACTACTACCCCCAGGTTTCGGCCTTTTCTTCTTACGGCAGACAAGCCGGAAGCGGATTTCACCATGACGAAGAGATCTGGGTGGCAGGCTTAAGGCTTGACCTGCGTCTCTTTGATTCCGGGGTAAGGCGTGAGAGGCTTCGCGAAAAAAAGTCGCTTTTCCTTGCGGCTAAAGAAAATCTTTTAGCCACCCGGCTCAAGGCGCGCCAGGAAATCACCTCTGCCCTGACCAGGGTCAAAACCGCCCGTGAACAAATCGAAAAATATAAAGCTGCGGAGGAATACGCCCGCAGCGCCTATGAACGCGAAGCTGTCCGCTATCAAACAGGTGCAGGCACTATTACCGAACTCCTCCAGACGCAAGAGGCCTGGTTGCGCATCAAGGCCGGGCTGCTTAAGGCCTACTACGACTTAAAAAGCGCTGAGGTCGCCTTTGAACTGGCAACAGGAACCATCTCCAAGGGGTTTTTAGATGAAAAAGATTAA
- a CDS encoding efflux RND transporter periplasmic adaptor subunit, translated as MKKIKPVLIIVAVALLVFGAIRLVKSKKEVLKKAPTPQKAPLPVKTALVHYGTLEISEHYLGTILPVEEANLSTRLSGYILRVTKYEGDEVKEGELLVEIEAKALYTKLASLKAALSAAQTEYLTRKSIFERNKVLLKHEAISQEAFELSKSALANALARVKQLKQEISATEKDLSYALIKAPFNGVVTKRFKNPGDLAMPGAPLLTIENPAKGYKILVKIPQEKAASLPSKAKAYLIFGSQQKTCQVYKVYPAVGPNALALVEIRTPRRPFGLPSGAQIGTNLVFSERKGFLVPLNALVPGKTKGLFVVKEDKLVFFPVTVLAIGKDKALVTGKLGENMPVVVGDPGLLLRLKPGQKVIMAKGGKTNESI; from the coding sequence ATGAAAAAGATTAAACCCGTTTTAATCATCGTGGCAGTGGCCCTTTTGGTTTTTGGGGCTATCCGCCTGGTAAAAAGCAAAAAAGAGGTCTTAAAAAAGGCCCCTACTCCCCAAAAAGCACCCCTTCCGGTAAAAACAGCCCTGGTGCATTACGGGACCCTTGAGATCTCTGAACACTACCTGGGCACCATCCTTCCCGTGGAAGAAGCAAATCTCTCAACCAGGCTTTCTGGATACATTCTGCGCGTTACCAAATACGAAGGCGATGAGGTGAAAGAGGGCGAGCTACTGGTGGAAATAGAAGCCAAGGCCCTTTATACCAAGCTTGCATCGCTGAAAGCTGCTCTTTCTGCGGCCCAAACCGAATACCTCACCCGAAAAAGTATTTTTGAGCGCAACAAGGTCCTTCTTAAACACGAGGCCATCTCCCAAGAGGCCTTTGAGCTTTCCAAAAGTGCGTTGGCAAACGCTCTTGCCCGGGTAAAACAGCTCAAACAAGAAATAAGCGCCACGGAAAAAGACCTCTCCTATGCCTTGATAAAGGCTCCTTTTAACGGTGTGGTGACCAAGCGCTTTAAAAACCCCGGGGATTTGGCCATGCCAGGGGCACCACTTCTCACCATAGAAAATCCCGCAAAAGGCTACAAAATCCTCGTTAAAATTCCTCAGGAAAAGGCTGCTTCGTTGCCCTCGAAAGCTAAGGCCTATCTGATTTTCGGCAGCCAGCAAAAGACCTGCCAGGTCTATAAGGTCTATCCAGCGGTCGGGCCGAATGCCCTGGCCCTGGTAGAAATACGAACACCCAGGCGGCCCTTTGGCCTTCCCTCAGGGGCCCAAATCGGGACAAACTTGGTATTTTCCGAAAGAAAAGGCTTCCTCGTGCCCCTTAACGCGCTTGTGCCAGGCAAAACCAAAGGCCTTTTCGTGGTTAAGGAAGATAAGCTTGTATTCTTTCCGGTAACGGTGCTTGCCATAGGCAAAGATAAGGCCCTGGTCACCGGGAAGCTTGGCGAAAACATGCCCGTGGTAGTGGGAGACCCTGGGCTTCTTTTAAGGCTTAAGCCCGGCCAAAAAGTAATCATGGCCAAAGGAGGTAAGACCAATGAAAGTATTTGA
- a CDS encoding cupin domain-containing protein, protein MKVFDLNETNIFERDLNKFLVHDSAYFRIINFNIKAGEVFPVHSHPVEGELSILVLEGEGEFLGGEEAATPAKAGDIFICRIDEPHGMRAKTNMRILVTIAPPL, encoded by the coding sequence ATGAAAGTATTTGATTTAAACGAGACAAACATTTTCGAAAGGGATTTAAACAAGTTTTTGGTACACGACTCCGCCTATTTTCGCATTATCAACTTCAACATCAAAGCAGGCGAAGTATTTCCGGTGCACTCGCATCCTGTAGAAGGTGAATTAAGCATCCTGGTGCTTGAAGGCGAGGGCGAGTTCCTTGGGGGCGAGGAAGCAGCAACGCCAGCCAAGGCCGGCGACATATTTATCTGCCGCATTGATGAGCCTCATGGTATGCGGGCCAAGACTAACATGCGCATCCTAGTTACCATTGCCCCGCCGCTATAA
- a CDS encoding efflux RND transporter permease subunit: MGFVERYLKFPHLILALLILGVVLGIKSFRELPLNLFPDANYPTIVVVIEYPGASAKDVERQVALPVEKELATLSLVRKVRSVSRDGVAVFSTEFEYEKGLSAAQVDVSQALDRISGALPKGTSPPRIFKISDATNPVMTIAVRPREGSNLSLMEVRRLAEEYLKPYFLNIPDIGDAEVFGGHTPEVRLEIDRDALARYKLSLADIVAALASQNNNFPAGIVRTSKHEIFIKIPGEIVEPEKLSQITIPYHGTTLRLGDLARITVGSKDPQSLFHGNGKPAIALNILRPENGNVMQTIRAAKEALQKLTSRYPELSFAIVDTQENIIKTSVSNLIGALRDAIILTVAVIFLLMARVRATLLAAVSIPVTYFLTFFLMKLFHMELNIVTMTAVILAVGLLVDDSIVVAENIERHLREKGLSPKEAAISGTQEIMLADLSGTFTTILVLIPIMFVGGYVEKILRELAVVLTMALSASYVVSVTIIPLLAPYVLRSKSNSRVEKVLFRLSDGFLEYLRNFYVALFRFGVRYKVLLIMPAIMLLAFSAKKIMPLAGRDLMPPMDTGIMKVSFELSPNTPVEAAESIISRMEKELLKTEGFIRMATVMGSEPGVISFGADRTPRQGVITVHFVDRFHRKKTIWQMEDEIYAKFLKIPGIKTLHVFEFGATPLSSIAAPVDVMVSGKDPRLIHQLALEIENRLYHVRGLASVSHTWDFDREEFHLFLDHEKLARWGLTPAVVARELSAAFAGSKASLWRIPEEHPYAITVRFAPYERALLKDLLDYLIPSPKGPVPLREVAHVKEDFVRSVIVRQDLNPVIDVLGYRRKAAISHIMAGVEKSLKGLAIPEGVKISQEGEIKPMKESFGRLKNALILSLILLYFSLVPTFRSFRHPLTIMVAIPLALIGAIWGLLIVGRHFCMPASMGMILLSGVVVNNSILLLDFIERARKAGQNIYQAIEGAIRARTRPILMTALSTMAGMLPIAMERAIGLERLSPLAVVAIGGLLVGTVLTLVYVPLFYVLLEKLRGLFAKKS, encoded by the coding sequence ATGGGTTTTGTGGAACGCTATCTTAAGTTTCCGCACTTAATCCTTGCGCTGCTCATCTTGGGAGTGGTGCTCGGGATTAAAAGTTTTCGGGAGCTTCCGCTTAATCTTTTTCCGGATGCCAATTATCCCACCATTGTGGTGGTGATTGAGTATCCCGGGGCTTCGGCCAAAGACGTTGAGCGCCAGGTGGCCCTTCCCGTGGAAAAAGAACTGGCTACCCTTTCCCTGGTGCGCAAGGTGCGTTCGGTCTCGCGTGACGGGGTAGCGGTTTTTTCCACGGAGTTTGAATATGAAAAAGGGCTTTCTGCCGCCCAGGTAGATGTCTCCCAGGCCTTAGACCGCATCTCCGGGGCTTTACCCAAAGGCACTTCCCCGCCGCGGATCTTTAAGATAAGTGATGCCACCAACCCCGTCATGACCATTGCCGTTCGCCCTAGGGAGGGCTCAAACTTAAGCCTGATGGAAGTGCGGCGTCTGGCTGAAGAATACTTAAAGCCTTATTTTTTAAACATCCCTGACATCGGGGATGCAGAGGTCTTTGGCGGGCACACCCCAGAAGTGCGCCTTGAAATAGACCGCGATGCCCTTGCACGCTACAAATTGAGTCTTGCAGATATCGTGGCGGCCCTTGCCTCCCAGAACAATAACTTTCCCGCCGGCATCGTGCGCACCAGCAAACACGAAATCTTTATCAAGATCCCCGGGGAGATCGTTGAGCCAGAAAAGCTCTCCCAGATAACCATCCCCTACCATGGAACCACTTTGCGTCTGGGAGACCTTGCCCGTATCACCGTGGGGAGCAAAGACCCACAAAGCCTTTTTCACGGCAACGGAAAACCCGCCATTGCCCTTAACATCCTTAGGCCGGAAAACGGAAATGTCATGCAAACCATCAGGGCCGCCAAGGAAGCCCTGCAAAAACTTACCAGCAGGTATCCTGAGCTTTCCTTTGCCATTGTGGATACCCAGGAAAACATAATCAAGACCTCGGTCTCAAACCTCATCGGGGCCTTAAGAGACGCCATCATCCTCACGGTGGCGGTGATCTTTCTGCTCATGGCCAGGGTGCGGGCTACTTTGCTGGCAGCGGTTTCCATCCCGGTCACCTACTTTCTTACCTTTTTCCTCATGAAGCTCTTTCACATGGAGCTAAACATCGTCACCATGACGGCGGTCATTCTGGCAGTTGGTCTGCTGGTAGATGATTCCATTGTGGTGGCGGAAAATATCGAACGCCACCTGCGCGAAAAAGGGCTTTCTCCCAAAGAGGCAGCTATTTCAGGCACGCAAGAGATCATGCTTGCTGATCTCTCAGGCACCTTTACCACGATCCTTGTGTTAATTCCTATCATGTTTGTGGGTGGATACGTGGAAAAGATCCTGCGCGAGCTTGCCGTAGTGCTCACCATGGCTCTTTCGGCTTCCTACGTGGTCTCGGTCACCATTATTCCCCTTCTTGCGCCCTACGTGCTAAGGAGCAAGAGCAATTCGCGGGTGGAAAAGGTCCTTTTTCGCTTAAGCGATGGCTTTTTGGAGTATTTACGCAACTTTTACGTGGCCCTTTTTCGGTTTGGCGTACGCTATAAAGTGCTGCTCATTATGCCGGCCATCATGCTCCTTGCCTTTAGTGCAAAAAAAATCATGCCCCTTGCCGGCCGCGACCTCATGCCTCCCATGGACACCGGCATCATGAAAGTCTCCTTTGAGCTTAGCCCCAACACTCCGGTGGAAGCAGCTGAAAGCATTATTTCCCGCATGGAAAAAGAGCTCTTAAAGACCGAAGGGTTTATCCGCATGGCCACAGTCATGGGCTCTGAGCCCGGGGTGATAAGCTTTGGGGCTGACCGTACCCCCCGGCAGGGAGTGATCACCGTGCATTTTGTGGACCGCTTTCACCGTAAAAAGACTATCTGGCAAATGGAAGACGAAATCTATGCCAAGTTTTTGAAGATCCCCGGGATCAAGACCCTTCATGTCTTTGAGTTTGGGGCCACGCCCCTTTCTTCTATCGCCGCCCCGGTGGACGTAATGGTCTCTGGCAAAGACCCACGGCTCATTCATCAGCTTGCCTTAGAAATCGAAAACCGCCTTTACCACGTGCGCGGGCTTGCCAGTGTCTCTCATACCTGGGATTTTGACCGGGAAGAATTTCATCTCTTTCTTGATCACGAAAAGCTTGCCAGATGGGGGCTAACTCCTGCGGTGGTAGCCCGGGAGCTTTCTGCGGCCTTTGCCGGAAGTAAGGCCTCGCTCTGGCGCATCCCTGAAGAACACCCTTACGCCATCACCGTGCGTTTTGCCCCTTATGAGCGCGCCTTACTAAAAGACCTCCTGGACTATCTTATCCCTTCGCCCAAAGGGCCTGTGCCTTTAAGGGAAGTGGCCCACGTAAAAGAAGACTTTGTGCGAAGCGTAATTGTGCGCCAGGATTTAAATCCCGTTATCGATGTCCTGGGGTACCGCCGCAAGGCCGCCATTAGCCACATTATGGCAGGGGTGGAAAAATCCCTTAAAGGCCTTGCCATCCCGGAAGGGGTCAAAATATCCCAGGAAGGCGAGATAAAGCCCATGAAGGAGTCCTTTGGGCGCTTGAAAAACGCCCTTATCCTCTCGCTTATCCTGCTTTATTTTTCGCTGGTACCGACTTTTCGGTCTTTCAGACACCCGCTGACCATTATGGTAGCCATACCGCTTGCCCTTATCGGCGCCATCTGGGGGCTTCTTATAGTGGGCAGACACTTTTGCATGCCTGCCTCCATGGGCATGATTCTTCTCTCAGGGGTGGTGGTGAACAATTCTATCCTTTTGCTTGATTTTATCGAACGGGCCCGCAAGGCCGGGCAAAACATTTACCAGGCCATAGAAGGGGCCATCCGCGCCAGGACGCGCCCCATTCTCATGACGGCCCTTTCTACCATGGCAGGCATGCTTCCCATTGCCATGGAGAGGGCCATCGGGCTTGAGCGGCTTTCGCCTCTGGCGGTAGTGGCCATTGGCGGGCTTTTGGTAGGCACGGTCTTAACCCTGGTTTACGTACCACTTTTTTACGTGCTCCTTGAAAAACTCCGCGGGCTTTTTGCCAAGAAAAGCTAA
- a CDS encoding uracil-DNA glycosylase, which produces MTNFWDELESYLHFLRILGVNALPKTKNIKRFLELDLTPPPKSLDDIYVEIKDCKRCKLSRMRNNIVLGDGPENARLMFVGEAPGRDEDLEGKPFVGRAGKLLDQMLAAIDIKRSEVYITNVVKCRPPGNRNPEPDEIEACLPYLTKQIKLIRPAIICTLGLIAAQTVLATQSPLAELRGKIHEVDGIKVVVTYHPAFLLRFPVNKRKAFEDLKLLKKLYDELGN; this is translated from the coding sequence ATGACGAACTTTTGGGATGAACTTGAAAGCTATCTTCATTTTCTTAGAATCTTGGGGGTAAATGCCTTGCCAAAAACCAAAAATATCAAGCGTTTCCTTGAACTTGACCTCACTCCACCGCCTAAATCCCTTGATGACATTTACGTAGAGATAAAAGATTGCAAGCGCTGCAAGTTAAGCCGCATGCGGAATAACATCGTCCTGGGAGATGGCCCTGAAAACGCAAGGCTTATGTTTGTAGGTGAAGCCCCCGGCAGGGACGAAGACCTTGAGGGCAAACCCTTTGTGGGTAGGGCTGGCAAACTTCTTGACCAAATGCTTGCTGCTATAGACATCAAAAGAAGCGAGGTCTATATCACCAACGTGGTAAAATGCCGCCCTCCGGGAAACCGTAACCCGGAACCAGATGAAATCGAAGCCTGCCTTCCTTATCTCACCAAACAAATCAAACTCATAAGGCCTGCCATTATTTGTACTTTAGGGCTAATTGCAGCGCAAACCGTCCTTGCTACCCAAAGCCCCCTTGCTGAGCTTAGGGGGAAGATTCATGAAGTTGACGGCATAAAAGTGGTGGTAACTTATCATCCTGCTTTTTTGCTACGTTTTCCTGTTAACAAGAGAAAGGCCTTTGAAGACCTTAAACTGCTAAAAAAACTTTATGATGAGTTGGGAAATTAG